A window of Daucus carota subsp. sativus chromosome 2, DH1 v3.0, whole genome shotgun sequence genomic DNA:
ATAGAGGTGGAGAACCCTAATCCAGAAAATCCAAAAAACAACGAGGAGCCTGTGGATGAGAACGATGCAGGAGGAGACAAAAAGGACACAGGGCACAAacagaacaagaagaagaaaaagactcACAAGCCTTCCAAATCACGCAGCAACGCGACTGAAACAATGCGAAAGGAACTATTTGACTTGAAGGAGATAGTAAAACGCATACCAGGAGTGCCCAAACCCCTGGAGAAAGCCACACCACTGAGCTATGCCGACTCACCCTTTTGCGACAACATCGCCTTGGTTGAAACTCCTAAGCGTTTCGCAGTACCCGCTATGAAAGCCTACGACGGCACGACCGATCCACAGGAACATGTGGCGCAATACAAACAAAGAATGTTCACGGTGCTAATCACAAGAGAACTAAGGGAGCGATGCATGTGTAAAGGCTTTGGTTCGACACTCACAGGTCCAGCACTACAATGGTACGTAGGTCTACCCAACGGAAGTATCGAGACATTTGCTGACTTGGTCGACGCCTTCAATCTGCAATTTGCTAGCAGCCGGGTATTTGAGAAAACCACGAGTGACTTGTATAAAATTGTTCAAGGATTCAGAGAGCCACTAAGGGATTACTTCACCAGATTGTGACAccatcaccaattgtgacacccCGACAGCAATCGAGGCTTTCAGAAGAGGCTTAGAGAAGGATTCACCCTTGTACGACGAGCTCACCAAATACCCATGTAAGACACTGGATGACGTCCAAGCTAAAGCAATGGCACAAGTCCGATTGGAAGAAGACAAGAGAGAAAGGGACGACAAGTACTATCGACCCAATAGAAAGATCTTGACAACAAGGACCAGGGACTACAGGCCCTACACCCGGGATTCAAGAGACGTGAGAGAAGATACACGTATCAACTCCACACAGGAGTATGCTGACTGGCGAAAGGATCCAAACTTACCCCCAACTTATGACAGTTACGGTTTCACAATCACGCCCTCAGCAATGATGAGAGAATTTACACGGATGGGAGACATAGTGAAGTGGCCAGTGAAGAGCAACAAGCCAAAGGCAAACCCCGAATCTAAGCTATGGTGTGACTTCCATGGTGACTACGGACACAAGGCCTCTGACTGGGTGGCGTTGAGAAAGGAGATCCAATACCTTGTCAAGAAGGGACACCTGACGGAGTTCATGACAAATAAGGGACACCTGACGGAGTTCATGCCAAATAAGAAGGCGACACATGACAAGACATCACCAAAgctgccaccaccaccaccctACCAGAAAGTCATCAACTTCATAGCAGGAGGCTCGGAGGTATGTGGAGCGACTTACTCACAAGCCAAGCAAATATCTTGACGAATTGAGAAATAAGTCGCAACAATAAGTGAACGAGCTGACGACACGGAGCCATTAGTCTTCGACGGGAGAGATCGGGAACACATAAATGAGCCACAACAGGACGCCCTGGTAATATCGCTTCCTGTGGGGAATTGCCTCATTAAGAGAATCATGATAGACAATGGCAGTGCAGCAAACATCATGACGAAACACACACTACAGGAGATGGGGCTTGCCGAAAGTGACATGATCAAGAAGTCGACCATCTTGGTAGGGTTCGGTGGTGAGACGAAGAAAACAGTAGGAGAAATCACGTTACCGACCTATGCTCAGGGAGTGAACATCCTGACCAAGTTTCTTATCATAGAATGCGACTCTACGTATAACATCATAATGGGGCGTCCCTGGATCCATGACTTACAACCTCTGCCATCAACATTCCACCAAGTGTTAAAGTTTCCTACACCATGGGGAGTGCAACAAATCCGAGGGGACCAGGCAACGGCAAGGGAGTGTTACAAAACTTGCATGAAACCTACTGTCCAACATGAGGCGCAAACCACTCCTCCGCCAGTCATGACGGGACCAGAGAAGTTAACTGAAGTCAGCCTCGATACAGGGGACAAGAAAGTTCTGATCGGAGACGACCTGTCCCCCACCATAGAAAGTCACCTAGTTGATTTCTTGACAACAAGACTGGATGCATTTGCTTGGGAACATGAGGACATCACGGGTATTAGCGCAGATGTAATTACACACAAACTAAACGTCGATCCTGACCACAAGCCAGTCCAACATAGAAGGAGAAAATTTGCAGCTGaaagaaacaaaataattaacgACGAAGTATCACGACTGCTAAAAACAGAGATGATAAGGGAGGTCGACTACCCAGAATGGCTCGCCAATGTCGTAATAGTTCAAAGAAGAATGGCAAGTGGAGAGTCTGCGTAGATTATACCGACTTGAACAAGGCATGCCCTAAGGATCCCTTTCCTCTCCCTCACATCGACACCATGGTCGACTCAACTGCGGGACATGAATTACTGACGTTTCTCGACGCCTCAAGCGGTTTTAACCAAATTCAAATGGATCCCTCGGATGCAGAAAAAACAGCTTTTGTTACTGAAAGGGGAATTTACTGCTATCTAGCCATGCCGTTCGGATTAAGAAATGcaagtgcaacactccagagaCTCGTTAACAAAATGTTCAAAGAGCAAATCGGGAAAACTATGGAAGTGTACATTGACGATATGGTGGTGAAATCCCTGAATGCAGAAGATCATGTCAAACATCTTGAGGAAGTGTTCGACATACAAAGAAGCTACAACATGAAGCTCAATCCCTCCAAGTGCAATTTTGCCGTCTCATCGGGTAAATTTCTAGGCCATATGGTGACACGCAGGGGCATAGAAGCAAGTCCGGAACAAATCAAAGCCATCATCAAGCTCACAAGCCCAACCAACATGAAGGACGTTCAAAAACTGACGGGAAGAGTAGCGGCACTGAACGGATTCATATCAAGATCATCGGATAGGTGCAGGTTGTTTTACAATGTTCTGAGAAAGAATAAGGGATTTGAATGGACCAATGAACATGAAGCTGCTCTCTCTGAATTCAAGCACTACCTGACATCACCACCACTCCTGGCAAAACCAGAAAAAGGAGAGGACTTGTACGTATATCTGTCGGTTACAAACCACGCAGTCAGCAGTGTTCTAGTCAAAGAGGCAAATGGGGTGCAATCTCCAATTTATTACGCCAGCAAGAGTCTAATTGAAGCTGAAAGCAGGTATACGCCTCTTGAAAAATTAGTTCTTGCACTCACTATGACGTCAACAAAACTGCGACACTATTTTGAAACACATAAGATACATGTCATGACAAATTTCTTTTTAAGGATGGTGCTGAGCAAGCCAGAACTCACCGGACGGATGTCAAAATGGGCAATCCGACTGAGTACGTATGACATAGTCTACAAGCCCAGAACAGCCATCAAGTCGCAAGCACTGGCTGATTTTGTGGCAGATTTCAGCCCTAATCAAATGATGCAAGCAGAACAAGAACTCCAGCACCTGACATCGACTGCAAACTCTCAACCATGGACGCTCTACACTAACGGAGCATCCAACGTGAACGGCACGGGGCTGGGATTAGTGCTGCAATCACAACAAGGGGACAGGATAGCTTACTCAGTGTGTTGCGACTTCAAGGCTACGAATAATGAAGCCGAATACGAGGCCTTGATAGTAGGTTTGACCACTGCAAAAGACATCAAGGTTAAAAACATTAACGTACATTGTGATTCTCTCCTGATTGTTAATCATGTTAACGGCTCCTATGAAGCAAAAGATCATAAAATGCTTACGTACCTTGACATAATGAAAAAATTACAGCTATCATTTGACACGTTTACTATCCAACAGGTTCCAAGGGAGCTCAACACACAAGCCGATGCACTGGCAGGCTTGGGGGCTGTTTTCAGAAGCACTGGTATGTCAAACATCCCCATCATACACATAACGCAACCTGCAATCTTACGACTGCAAAATGAGTCACCAACATCTATTTTTAACACTCATATCAAAGAAAATGTTGATGACTGGATGCAAGTCTATACGGACTACCTGAAGCATGGTGTTCTGCCTACAGACCGCAATGAGGCAAGAGCCATACGCATGAAGGTTTCACGATTCTCTCTGATAGATGACGTGTTGTTCAAAAAATCCACCACAGGATTACTACAAAGGTGCCTAAACTCAAAAGAAGCTGCTCTAACCCTACTTGATTTGCATCAAGGTGAATGCGGGAACCACTCTGGTGCAAGAAGCCTATCTAACAAAGTCTTACGTATGGGATATTACTGGCCGACATTAAAACATGATGCGATGGAATTTGTTCAGAAATGTGACGCGTGTCAACGCCATGCTCCCACCATGCATCAACCACCAGAATACCTCCACGCGACAGTCCCCTCTTGGCCCTTCATGAAGTGGGGGCATGGACATAGTTGGCAAGATGCCACCGGCACCAGGACAGAAAGTATACATGTTAGCCATGATGGACTACTTCTCGAAGTGGATTGAAGCTGAAGCATTCAAGCAAGTAACGTCTAGAGAAGTAATTGCTTTCATCAAAAAGAACATCATTTGCAAGTTTGGGATACCCTCAGATATTGTATGCGACAATGGCTCACAGTTTATAAGCGAGAAGACAGAAACTTTCTGCAAGAAATACAACATCAGCCTAGTGAAATCAACACCCAGATACCCACAGTCCAATGGTCAAGCTGAATCTAGCAACAAAATTATCATGAACAACCTGAAGAAGAGGCTCACCACTCACAAGGGAAAATGGGCTGAGGAACTGCCTTGGGTCTTATGGGCGGACAGAACAACGGTTAAGACGTCAACGGGTCAGACACCATTCAGCCTGGTCTACGGCACTGAAGCCGTCCTACCTACAGAAGTCTGGACACCAACAGCACGATATGGGCTACAGACGTATGGCTCAAACCAAGCTGAGCTAGCACATGATCTGGACACTGTTGACGAGCTGAGAGAAATGGGAAAGATACAGCTTGCATCATATCAACAGAGAGTAGCGCGGAGCTATAACAAGCACGTTCACATCCGTGTGTTCCGTGTTGGAGACATGGTATTAAGGAAAATTTTTTAGAACACCTTGGACCCAGCAGCGGGGAAATTCGCTGACAACTTGGAGGGACCATATCTGATCGATGCAGTTGTTGGTCAAGGAGCCTACCAGTTATCAACATTAGATGGGAAACAAGTTCCACGAAGTTGGAATGCCCTTCACCTTAAGCTTTATCATATGTGAGTAAGAGTGCTGGTCTAAACATGAAAGTTCATTGAATAAGTCGCTAGGACATGTCGCTTTTCTTGATGTCGCTTTTCTTTTGAGTAGTTGCTTGTTTAGTATGAACATGTCAGAATAATTTTGTGATTAATAAAACTTCAAGGTGTTCTGTGTCATGCTCTTTTACTTTATTGAAATTGATACCATGCTCTTACTTGTTTTGTTTGACGATATGACATTACTTGCTTTAAGTTAACACCATGTAACTCTTTGCTTCTGAATCACCATTTAAGTTCTAGTAATACGGACCTTAAACTATAATTCGGAAGTCAGCTACACAGTACATGAGTCCTCAAGTTATTTTCAATAATTCCACGATTGCATGCAGCCACAAAGTCACAAAAATCGATAACATGTGGCAACAAGGACATAGCGACAAACATGAAAATCAACGATAAAGAGAAATCACAAGTATTTGACAAGGATAACGCTGAGCAAATGACATAACATAATTCCCCCAAGACGGGAACATAATCCAACAAAATAAAACATGAACATAAACACAAAAGTTCAAACCACAAACGTACTTATGAACGAAAATACGAATAAACCAACACCACACAAGTCTTAGCAAAATAACGACGCATTACGACTTTACACCTCCATGTTCCCTTCGTCTTTGTCCACTTCACCCTTGCCTTCAGTGATCAGATTTCCTTTATCCTCCCGAGCCACCGCCACAGTCATAGGGGCGAAGACTGGAAACGCGTCCCCTGGATAAGCCTCATTGTAGATGCGCATGGTCTCGTTGAGATCCCAAGAAACATGTTCACCACGGAAATACTCTTGCATGACTTCTACCCTGGTGCGCATCGCATGATGGGTAATGGCCTCCTGAGCTTCTGCAGTCATCTTCTCCTCGAATGATTGGACCTTCTTTACAAATTCTTTCAGCTCACC
This region includes:
- the LOC108203528 gene encoding uncharacterized protein LOC108203528; translated protein: MVDSTAGHELLTFLDASSGFNQIQMDPSDAEKTAFVTERGIYCYLAMPFGLRNASATLQRLVNKMFKEQIGKTMEVYIDDMVVKSLNAEDHVKHLEEVFDIQRSYNMKLNPSKCNFAVSSGKFLGHMVTRRGIEASPEQIKAIIKLTSPTNMKDVQKLTGRVAALNGFISRSSDRCRLFYNVLRKNKGFEWTNEHEAALSEFKHYLTSPPLLAKPEKGEDLYVYLSVTNHAVSSVLVKEANGVQSPIYYASKSLIEAESRYTPLEKLVLALTMTSTKLRHYFETHKIHVMTNFFLRMVLSKPELTGRMSKWAIRLSTYDIVYKPRTAIKSQALADFVADFSPNQMMQAEQELQHLTSTANSQPWTLYTNGASNVNGTGLGLVLQSQQGDRIAYSVCCDFKATNNEAEYEALIVGLTTAKDIKVKNINVHCDSLLIVNHVNGSYEAKDHKMLTYLDIMKKLQLSFDTFTIQQVPRELNTQADALAGLGAVFRSTGMSNIPIIHITQPAILRLQNESPTSIFNTHIKENVDDWMQVYTDYLKHGVLPTDRNEARAIRMKVSRFSLIDDVLFKKSTTGLLQRCLNSKEAALTLLDLHQGECGNHSGARSLSNKVLRMGYYWPTLKHDAMEFVQKCDACQRHAPTMHQPPEYLHATVPSWPFMKWGHGHSWQDATGTRTENIVCDNGSQFISEKTETFCKKYNISLVKSTPRYPQSNGQAESSNKIIMNNLKKRLTTHKGKWAEELPWVLWADRTTVKTSTGQTPFSLVYGTEAVLPTEVWTPTARYGLQTYGSNQAELAHDLDTVDELREMGKIQLASYQQRVARSYNKHVHIRVFRVGDMVLRKIF